A region of the Streptococcus suis genome:
TAATAAATAATCTCAATCGTTTATTTATTTAAATAGGGTAGCAATGATCTGGTGTTAAAGGGGAGGAGATTTGTGTCTCAAACTGGAAAAATGAATTGCTACCCTATTTAAACAAATAAAAGCCATCACCTGCAAGGACGAAACCTATATCAGCAAGCAATGACTTTTCCTGTTGTTTAAATATAAAAAGACGACTTGTTTTTACAAATCGTCAACCATACATGGAATATGCTCGTATCTTCGCATAGTTTCACTCTTTCTTCTGCATGACAAAAAAAGAGTTACTACTTCGGACTAGTCACGAATTTCCAAACAGTTCAACGCTCAGTCTTTCTCACCTAGTCCTTTAGCAAGTCACAACATGACTCACACACCGCCCACAGTTCCTGCTTCACCATCTCACTATGTCACACAGGCTTTGTCTCCGACCCCTTTTGGTAGCCAGCAGTTCTTCTTTTTCGCTCTACACAGGTAAAGAAGCATAAACCTTAGCGCTAATCATTCAAACTTGAACCTAATAATTAATAAATTAATAAAGTTATTTATAATTAACTTATTATTGACTTATTAATTCAAAACTCGTATAATTAAATTACCACATTTTTTATACGTGTGTTGGATCAGCCAGTCTAGTACAGGTTGTCTGACGCACTTTTTATTTATTATTTTCAATGTACAATTCAAAATTGTAAGGAGATAATAATGAATATTTTTCATATGTTCATTTCTGCAATCATTTCTAATATTGTCAGATATTGTTTTGATTACTTTTTGAACAAGATAAACAAAAATTAAATCCTTCTAGCTTAATAGCTAGAATCATACAACCAAGAGAATGGTGTTGATTGTATGATTGTAACTATTAAAGGAGATTAGAAGTATGGCTATAGTAGAAAATATCAATACTACCTTTAAAAATCATAAAGGTGATTTTATTAACGCTTTTAAAGCAGGGAATCCAGATGCACTTGACGAACCCTTGAATTCCCTTAAAAGCGATTTAAAAGAATATATCCATTCTGATTCTACTATCAATCCAGATGAAGAAAACCTACATGAACTGGTTAGCTACTTTAGTTCCAAGTTGCGAGCTTATACTGAAAATAGTGACGAACATCAATTTAACCGTTATTATGAAGGATTCTGTACTGAATTTGCTAATGCACTTACTCAGGACTAACTACTGACTCAATCATCTCATCAGATAGTTCTTTCATTGCTTGTTTAAAGTCATCAATGATTTTTTGACCTTTTTCAATATACTCGCTATAGCTATCTGCGTTATTCCTAACTGTCTCCCTAATACTGTTCGGGAGGTCAAGTTCTCCTTGTTTTAAAGAAACAAAGTTTGTCGAATGCAGAAATTGTATTGCCAAATATATCTTTCCTTTTTCAAACTCAGTCAATCGTACATGACTTGAAATATCTGCTTTATTATCCATTCTCATTCCTCTTTTTTCAACATTCATTACATATTTCATATATGTTATAATTGTTTTTGTTTTATAACCATTGGTTATGTATCTAGTATATAACTATTAGTTATAATTGTCAATACTTTTATTTTAAAAATTTAAAAAATATTTTGAAAGGCTAGTTTATGATCTCAGAACGCCTAAAGCAACTACGCAAAGAGGCTGGATTAACACAAAAACAAGTTGCTGAACATTTAAATATTTCTCAACCTGCCTATGCAAATTGGGAAAAAGGCATAAAAAAACCAACTCCAGATAAACTAGAACCAATTGCTTCTCTTTTTAACGTTTCAATTGACTATCTTTTAGGAAACTCTGATATTCGTAATCCAGAAGAAGAAATTAATCTGGATGATTTTGAGTTACTTTACCGAA
Encoded here:
- a CDS encoding transcriptional regulator, with product MISERLKQLRKEAGLTQKQVAEHLNISQPAYANWEKGIKKPTPDKLEPIASLFNVSIDYLLGNSDIRNPEEEINLDDFELLYRNTSKGLSTEEKNQLASDLKKFLLERQRLINERELAKRD